From a single Paenibacillus sp. FSL R5-0345 genomic region:
- a CDS encoding carbohydrate ABC transporter permease, giving the protein MVKFNPDKLHKDQLGFHIFLLVLSIFMVLPIVFIINNSFKPFTELFAYPPRFFVSQPTFENFRLLLHFSAESGLPLSRYVFNSVLTTTIVILSTLAISSMAAFGLSKLHFKGKETFNKINTLALMFVPVAVAIPRFLIIEKMGVFNTYFAHIIPMLAMPIGIFLLKQFMDQVPDDLIEASKMDGGGNWRVYWSVMLPMVKPALVTVAILTFQASWGNAESSANFMNDESLRTLPFYLNTLVAQSGNIVAGAGLSAVAGLVMFLPNLILFIILQNKVMDSMAHTGIK; this is encoded by the coding sequence ATGGTCAAGTTCAATCCCGATAAACTGCATAAAGACCAGCTGGGCTTTCATATATTTTTGCTTGTGTTGTCCATATTTATGGTCCTTCCGATTGTGTTTATCATTAATAATTCATTCAAACCGTTTACGGAGTTGTTTGCGTATCCGCCTAGGTTTTTCGTAAGCCAGCCGACTTTTGAGAATTTCCGTCTACTGCTTCATTTTTCGGCGGAATCAGGACTTCCGTTATCCAGATACGTATTTAACAGTGTCCTCACGACAACGATTGTTATTCTGTCGACGTTAGCGATTAGTTCCATGGCGGCCTTCGGACTGTCGAAGCTGCATTTCAAAGGCAAGGAAACCTTTAACAAGATTAACACGCTGGCTCTGATGTTTGTGCCGGTCGCTGTAGCGATTCCGCGTTTTCTCATTATTGAGAAAATGGGTGTATTCAATACCTACTTCGCGCACATTATCCCGATGCTGGCGATGCCAATCGGTATTTTCTTGCTCAAGCAATTTATGGATCAGGTTCCGGATGATCTGATTGAAGCCTCCAAAATGGATGGAGGAGGAAACTGGCGAGTATATTGGAGCGTGATGCTGCCGATGGTGAAGCCGGCCCTCGTGACTGTCGCGATATTGACCTTCCAGGCCAGCTGGGGCAATGCTGAGAGCTCTGCCAATTTCATGAACGATGAATCTCTGCGCACACTGCCCTTCTACTTGAACACCTTGGTGGCGCAATCGGGGAACATCGTTGCTGGGGCGGGATTGTCGGCCGTAGCCGGACTAGTCATGTTCCTGCCGAATCTGATACTGTTTATAATTTTACAAAATAAGGTCATGGATTCCATGGCTCATACGGGGATTAAGTGA
- a CDS encoding extracellular solute-binding protein codes for MQTKGKIGYVIAGFGFIAVAAGVLAVSLTDNDARTVLSQAESQRSIAAVEAYMTNKSGDSNYYNVLKQWTKDQVATPILPESIPMKLVKGGQIYSSSRSEGYGGDVLYAAPKDVLTYEVEVQDEGLYEIWLDDYILEQSTLNPELQVEINGKKQYNEMNELKLAIDWKTQNTEHKVDRYGDELTPKSVVSASWRNEGLSDPNFFYTEPMKFHLNKGKNLISFTLKEGYVLIGKAWLNNTASPELSYKEYAAAHGAEKPVSEPVVTIEAEDIAVKSRQSIRAKYVRNSSITPYSYKHRLLNVLDGYSFGESGDKVSYPLEVKESGFYHLTFKYSQDTNNGMPTHRRIEIDGEVPFSELKSYSFDYSSGWTNATLQDEQGVPYEIYLEKGKHILSLSIDNTRIRDIYHELLKTAEMIDSTSQSVNRLTGGLIDKERKWNIQKYIPEISTYLEGISAKLEEQKLALIEETGNRDLPALSQLEVAKQLVEEFIGDSNELPHYMGKFMGDQSSAYGRIKSVLPMLVYNPMHLDKIYVGNSEELPKADSGLLTSSVENIKAFFYSFGNPRYAKAGEIDDDTVEIWVNQSRLYVEIMQRMIDEEFTPATGIKINLSILPDENKIVLSNAANSTPDAAMGVSFGKPFELAIRGIIEDLRGYDGFYKLAEEFHPGAFIPFIYDEGVYAFPETQDVKLLFYRKDILKFLGEEPPQTWEDVAGLVPMLQKYDMNFYTPLGSNNSFKGFDTTTPFLYQFGGQLYDETGSKTAINKEGAYKGFEFMTDLFTVYNVPITTSEFFQNFRNGKAPVGIGDANTYIQLKYAAPDLAGQWGVLPIPGVRNDAGVIERWDPTYGSSSIIFKNSDKKKSAWEFIRWWESANVQSEFSYNIKSTLGEKFLYMTANLKGFADSAWPSDSKDAIMQQWEWIQATGKVPGDYVVEREISNAWNAVVFSKQNPRTALDNAVKTINRELERKLKEFGYIADGKLVKPYKVPTIDNVENWVRENGK; via the coding sequence GTGCAAACCAAGGGAAAAATCGGGTATGTAATAGCCGGTTTTGGATTCATTGCAGTGGCTGCCGGAGTACTTGCCGTCAGCTTAACGGATAACGATGCCCGAACCGTGTTGTCGCAAGCCGAATCTCAACGGAGCATAGCGGCTGTCGAGGCCTATATGACCAACAAAAGCGGTGACAGTAACTACTACAATGTTCTCAAACAGTGGACCAAAGACCAGGTTGCTACTCCGATACTGCCTGAGAGCATTCCAATGAAGCTTGTCAAGGGCGGGCAAATCTATAGTTCTTCGCGAAGTGAAGGCTATGGCGGCGATGTCCTTTACGCTGCACCAAAGGATGTTCTGACTTATGAAGTAGAGGTCCAGGACGAGGGTCTGTATGAAATTTGGCTCGACGACTATATTTTAGAGCAGTCTACTTTAAACCCTGAGCTCCAGGTAGAGATCAACGGCAAGAAGCAGTATAACGAAATGAATGAGCTGAAGCTCGCAATAGATTGGAAAACACAGAATACGGAGCACAAGGTTGACCGTTACGGGGACGAACTGACTCCCAAGTCGGTGGTCTCTGCGTCCTGGCGGAATGAAGGACTTTCTGATCCTAACTTCTTTTATACGGAGCCCATGAAATTCCATTTGAACAAAGGCAAAAATCTCATTTCGTTCACGCTGAAGGAGGGATATGTGCTGATCGGGAAGGCGTGGTTGAACAATACGGCCAGTCCCGAGCTTTCTTATAAAGAATATGCGGCGGCACATGGGGCAGAGAAGCCGGTTTCAGAACCTGTTGTGACGATTGAAGCCGAAGATATCGCCGTGAAAAGCAGACAAAGCATTCGGGCCAAATATGTCCGTAATTCGAGCATTACTCCCTATTCATACAAACACCGGCTGTTGAATGTGCTGGATGGTTATTCGTTCGGAGAAAGCGGTGACAAGGTCTCTTATCCGCTTGAGGTTAAGGAAAGCGGCTTCTATCATCTGACCTTCAAGTATTCCCAAGATACCAATAACGGGATGCCGACACACCGGCGTATTGAAATTGACGGAGAAGTTCCCTTCAGTGAACTGAAGTCTTATTCATTTGACTATTCCAGCGGCTGGACGAATGCAACTCTTCAGGATGAACAAGGTGTTCCTTATGAAATATATCTGGAAAAAGGGAAACATATCCTGTCGCTGTCCATTGATAATACTCGGATAAGAGATATTTATCATGAACTGCTCAAAACGGCTGAGATGATTGATTCCACAAGCCAAAGCGTTAACCGCTTGACAGGAGGGCTTATCGATAAAGAGAGGAAATGGAATATACAAAAATATATTCCTGAAATCTCAACCTATCTGGAAGGAATTTCTGCAAAGCTTGAGGAGCAGAAGCTCGCCCTGATCGAAGAGACAGGTAATAGGGATTTACCTGCGCTGTCACAGCTTGAAGTAGCCAAGCAATTGGTGGAGGAATTTATTGGGGATTCGAATGAGCTGCCCCATTACATGGGCAAATTTATGGGCGACCAATCCTCCGCTTACGGACGGATTAAATCGGTCCTGCCTATGCTGGTGTATAATCCGATGCATCTGGACAAGATCTATGTTGGTAACAGCGAGGAATTGCCCAAGGCAGATTCCGGCTTGCTTACAAGCTCTGTCGAGAATATTAAAGCTTTCTTCTATTCCTTTGGCAATCCCCGGTATGCAAAGGCCGGAGAGATAGATGATGACACGGTTGAGATTTGGGTCAATCAGTCCAGATTGTATGTAGAAATTATGCAGCGGATGATCGATGAGGAGTTTACGCCTGCTACTGGAATCAAGATCAATCTGTCCATATTGCCGGACGAAAACAAGATCGTGCTCTCCAATGCGGCTAACAGCACCCCTGATGCAGCGATGGGTGTCAGCTTTGGCAAACCCTTTGAATTGGCCATTCGGGGAATTATTGAGGATTTAAGGGGTTACGACGGTTTTTACAAATTGGCTGAAGAGTTCCATCCTGGAGCGTTTATTCCTTTTATTTACGATGAAGGTGTTTATGCATTTCCGGAAACTCAGGATGTCAAGCTGTTATTCTACCGGAAGGATATCCTAAAATTTCTGGGTGAAGAGCCTCCGCAGACCTGGGAGGATGTAGCGGGCCTTGTCCCAATGCTGCAGAAATATGATATGAACTTCTATACTCCGCTGGGATCAAATAATTCCTTTAAGGGATTCGATACCACGACGCCATTTCTATACCAGTTTGGCGGGCAATTGTACGATGAAACCGGAAGTAAGACCGCCATCAACAAAGAAGGCGCCTACAAGGGTTTTGAATTCATGACAGACCTATTCACGGTCTATAACGTACCGATTACAACCTCAGAATTCTTCCAAAACTTCAGAAACGGGAAGGCACCAGTAGGAATTGGCGATGCTAATACCTACATTCAATTGAAGTATGCTGCACCGGATCTTGCAGGACAATGGGGAGTTCTTCCGATTCCGGGTGTCAGAAATGATGCGGGTGTAATTGAACGCTGGGATCCTACGTACGGCTCCTCCAGCATCATTTTTAAGAACAGTGACAAGAAAAAGTCGGCTTGGGAGTTTATCAGGTGGTGGGAAAGCGCAAATGTGCAAAGTGAGTTCTCTTACAATATCAAATCGACCCTGGGAGAGAAGTTCCTCTATATGACTGCGAATTTGAAGGGCTTTGCCGACAGTGCATGGCCTTCCGATTCGAAGGACGCGATCATGCAGCAGTGGGAATGGATTCAAGCGACCGGGAAGGTCCCGGGCGATTACGTGGTGGAACGTGAGATCAGCAATGCATGGAATGCGGTCGTCTTTAGTAAGCAAAATCCGCGAACGGCTCTGGATAATGCGGTCAAAACCATCAACCGGGAGCTTGAAAGGAAGCTGAAGGAATTTGGGTACATTGCTGACGGGAAATTGGTCAAACCCTATAAGGTTCCGACCATTGATAATGTAGAGAATTGGGTGAGAGAAAATGGAAAGTAG
- a CDS encoding DUF5696 domain-containing protein — translation MVKRWLKYGIVLLIAAALGINYLIGDSQKVEYGIAAAQNDYKDIIVNNAQQTCFNSGAAAGSAAPIPAAFRMVAGNEKLELYLEEETAAIAVKDKCNGSTWFSYDVSVNTKGNKYSNEVAAYIKSGISIVTYNKFTSGRRTILGDNAKLTYQYRDEGFTATIDFTKAKIKFDLVVALQEGDLIIHVPRRSIEEYNPKLGKPGNNDIRLSEIIPYPFFGSATHKENGYIVLPDGAGAIVKLREIPKYATGYSAPVYGPDPGYEDTPEFTPRRTVVKPLERITLPIYGIIHEEGRSGLLVIAEGGEGYANYNYVSRDLQTNFYQSYFTYTYRTQYAQVQSRTNQEQSVLSFQEEPNRFELVQRYVFLEGDQSNYVGVAKGFRSFLIQQDGLLKQDKGRTHDQVPMKIDFVNNELAMGTLGVENVPATTYIQAQELVRKLKEKGYSELSVSFKMFVKDEWAYRFTMMNQLGGSKAFKEAVDYFSVNDIKFSHYVDYARSWYEKTKYTASKLNRKDMSVLNENKAQYNYLNNPKYYSFLAERDLEAFKKYKIGELALDGFGNSPFTHYDHGTVGYANEGMAYTEKTLKYLNDNGIKTGLYMPDAYLFKYASDYYDTSIVSSNLIFIDATVPLVPLVLSGYMDMYSPYMNFSSNDAEAILKLIEFGVFPSFVLTGESTYEIKRTGSSDVYVSQLKTLEDRIDNYYSVVSEALNNVMGSEMINHTIIDDGVVLVEYDNGRKIVINYKDTEYRYQDVRIKSKGFVIL, via the coding sequence ATGGTAAAGAGATGGTTGAAATACGGAATAGTTCTTCTGATTGCAGCGGCACTCGGTATAAATTATTTAATTGGCGACAGCCAGAAGGTCGAATACGGCATAGCCGCTGCCCAGAATGATTATAAAGATATTATTGTGAACAATGCACAGCAGACTTGCTTCAATAGCGGCGCTGCCGCCGGCAGTGCCGCTCCAATTCCGGCTGCCTTCAGGATGGTGGCCGGCAACGAGAAGCTGGAGCTTTATCTGGAGGAAGAAACGGCAGCCATAGCGGTTAAGGACAAGTGCAACGGCAGCACGTGGTTCTCTTATGATGTCAGTGTGAATACGAAAGGTAACAAGTACAGCAATGAGGTTGCAGCCTATATTAAATCCGGGATTTCCATTGTCACGTATAACAAATTCACCTCCGGCCGAAGAACTATATTGGGAGATAATGCGAAGCTGACTTACCAGTACAGGGACGAGGGCTTTACAGCAACGATAGATTTCACCAAGGCTAAGATCAAGTTTGACCTTGTTGTTGCACTGCAAGAGGGAGATTTAATTATTCATGTCCCGCGCAGAAGTATCGAGGAATATAACCCCAAGCTTGGCAAGCCGGGAAACAACGACATCCGGCTAAGCGAGATTATTCCATATCCGTTTTTTGGCAGTGCTACTCATAAAGAGAACGGTTATATCGTCTTGCCTGATGGGGCCGGGGCTATTGTGAAGCTGAGAGAAATTCCGAAGTATGCGACTGGCTATTCGGCACCTGTCTATGGTCCGGATCCGGGATATGAAGATACTCCGGAGTTCACACCCAGGCGTACCGTTGTGAAGCCGCTTGAACGGATAACGCTGCCGATTTATGGCATTATTCATGAGGAAGGCCGCTCCGGCTTGCTTGTGATTGCCGAGGGCGGTGAGGGGTATGCGAATTATAATTATGTATCTCGTGATTTGCAGACGAATTTCTATCAGTCCTATTTTACTTATACCTATCGTACACAGTATGCGCAGGTGCAGAGTCGGACAAATCAGGAACAATCTGTTCTCAGCTTTCAGGAGGAGCCGAATCGGTTTGAGCTGGTGCAGCGCTATGTTTTTCTGGAGGGCGACCAATCGAACTATGTCGGGGTAGCCAAGGGCTTCCGCAGCTTCCTGATCCAGCAAGACGGGCTGCTGAAACAAGATAAGGGGAGGACACACGACCAGGTTCCGATGAAAATTGATTTCGTCAATAATGAATTGGCGATGGGAACACTGGGCGTGGAGAACGTGCCGGCAACAACCTATATACAGGCGCAGGAGCTCGTAAGGAAATTGAAGGAGAAGGGTTACTCAGAGCTGAGTGTTTCATTCAAGATGTTCGTCAAGGATGAGTGGGCTTATCGTTTCACCATGATGAATCAGCTTGGCGGAAGCAAGGCGTTTAAAGAAGCCGTGGATTATTTCTCCGTGAATGATATCAAGTTCAGCCATTATGTGGACTACGCGAGATCCTGGTACGAGAAGACGAAATATACGGCGAGCAAGTTAAACCGCAAGGATATGAGCGTGCTGAATGAAAACAAGGCACAGTATAATTATCTGAATAATCCTAAGTACTATTCCTTCCTCGCTGAACGGGATCTGGAGGCATTCAAGAAATATAAGATCGGCGAACTGGCCCTGGACGGATTCGGGAATAGTCCATTTACTCACTATGATCATGGAACAGTCGGTTATGCGAATGAGGGAATGGCGTACACTGAGAAGACTCTGAAGTATTTGAATGATAATGGAATTAAAACAGGCCTGTATATGCCTGATGCTTATCTGTTCAAATATGCCAGTGATTATTACGACACGTCGATCGTATCCTCCAATCTGATTTTCATTGATGCTACAGTTCCATTGGTGCCGTTAGTCCTGAGCGGTTATATGGATATGTATTCGCCTTACATGAACTTCTCATCCAATGATGCGGAGGCCATTCTTAAGCTGATTGAATTCGGGGTATTCCCTTCGTTTGTACTGACAGGTGAATCGACGTATGAGATCAAACGGACAGGTTCAAGTGATGTCTATGTCTCGCAGCTGAAGACTCTGGAGGACCGTATTGACAATTATTATTCGGTTGTTAGTGAAGCTCTAAATAATGTAATGGGTAGTGAAATGATCAACCATACGATCATTGACGACGGTGTTGTCCTTGTAGAGTACGACAACGGCCGCAAAATAGTGATTAATTACAAGGATACAGAGTATCGCTATCAAGACGTTAGAATTAAATCAAAAGGGTTCGTGATTCTATGA
- a CDS encoding carbohydrate ABC transporter permease, protein MTQQPVQIKPYKQLKQQIGRRTPPLKKFLFGMQISDGFVYKAATYTILTIFGFIFLYPLLYMLSASFMSNVDLVDSTVKWLPSSMYTFNYEMTWKALQLPGSFLTTTMVAGASTISVIISSALVGYGLARFQFKGKNIVLLLLLFTYIVPKTLFFIPRFQIFMELGLKGNLGALIIPALTGQGEQAALFILIFFQFFKMIPKALEEAAFIDGAGAFRTFWRIAIPMAGPAFIIVGVYAFSLYWNETFLTSFYLDGKIRTVPMLLGDLQNTYGAAVKASQSGDFNQNPNLNFTEAKAFAGTLLSIIPLVTLYLIVQRWFVESIDKTGITGE, encoded by the coding sequence ATGACTCAACAACCGGTCCAAATCAAGCCGTATAAGCAATTGAAGCAGCAAATCGGAAGACGCACGCCTCCGCTCAAAAAGTTTCTGTTCGGTATGCAGATCAGCGACGGATTCGTATATAAGGCGGCAACCTATACGATTCTGACCATCTTCGGATTTATATTCCTGTATCCGCTGCTTTATATGTTATCGGCCAGCTTCATGTCAAACGTGGACTTGGTCGACAGCACGGTGAAATGGCTGCCGAGCAGTATGTATACGTTCAACTATGAAATGACCTGGAAGGCATTGCAGCTGCCCGGCTCATTCCTGACAACGACTATGGTGGCGGGTGCTTCGACAATAAGTGTAATCATTTCTTCCGCTCTAGTGGGCTACGGACTAGCGCGTTTCCAGTTCAAAGGGAAAAATATCGTGTTGCTGCTGCTGTTGTTCACCTATATCGTCCCGAAGACTTTGTTTTTTATTCCGCGGTTTCAGATTTTTATGGAGCTCGGTCTGAAGGGGAATCTGGGTGCGCTTATTATACCGGCATTGACCGGACAGGGAGAGCAGGCGGCTTTGTTTATTTTGATCTTCTTCCAGTTCTTCAAAATGATTCCGAAGGCGTTGGAAGAGGCGGCATTTATCGATGGGGCAGGTGCATTTAGAACGTTCTGGAGAATCGCTATCCCTATGGCGGGGCCGGCCTTTATTATCGTAGGCGTCTATGCCTTCTCGCTCTATTGGAATGAGACCTTTCTGACTTCATTCTATCTGGACGGCAAAATTCGGACGGTTCCGATGCTGCTCGGAGATCTACAGAACACTTACGGCGCTGCGGTCAAAGCCAGTCAAAGCGGAGACTTCAACCAAAATCCGAATTTGAACTTTACGGAGGCGAAGGCCTTTGCGGGAACGTTATTATCCATTATTCCGCTCGTTACCTTATATCTGATTGTTCAAAGATGGTTTGTGGAGAGCATTGACAAGACAGGGATTACCGGGGAGTGA
- a CDS encoding YIP1 family protein, whose translation MGKWTMQRTLKLVTVALIMVFLSTSQAYAASDAPYFTYTSDSEGYTIRTQDAYTPVTQIGEINGQRLDTPEHVFVDEQDYVYITDSALNKVFVLDGKLRFYKELTSDKFSAVQSTFVTKDSIYVVDAGAGQIYIFDKSSFAFKKEISKPDSPIFTEGYDFSPTHIAVDLRGNIYVRSAGSVNGLIMLNRDGEFITFFGGNPLKVPFLDQLRSSLLTKTQKDKLEKVLPDVPSNLAIDKKGFIYTVTSSVESNPIKKFNVSGTNYYPDGIIGTYSMESVWVGGHNTVYSVSSDGWIFEYDANGNLLFMFGGKDFNSSRLGLLNRPVSIASNSTDEVIVVDQGMKLLQIYRSSEFSSAVHQAMDAYQNGEYAKSQKLWEYTLKYNSTFDKARIGLGEAYLRDGEAGEAYEEFKDAQYKAGVSEAFWEIRQSWLQNHLDVIFALLLSLLIIGYAHKFTNRKYQYWTKIKDRLKVIYKVKVISDLMFIFTFLRHPLDGFYQIKYQNRVSRKSATLIYMLIFAVFILHHDHTSGLFVEKQGYFLHQLWIIFGLAVLWMVSNYLICSISDGEGRFRDVYNATAYALSPILVVLPPLVLFSNGLTLEQSVFYHLPIQAMMLWIAFLMFFMIKDIHSYEVGETVNVVFKSTFTMLIIGLFLFVLYSLGSQLLDFGYDVITEASKKW comes from the coding sequence ATGGGAAAGTGGACAATGCAAAGAACGCTGAAATTGGTGACGGTTGCGCTGATCATGGTGTTTCTCAGTACGTCACAGGCTTATGCGGCCTCGGATGCTCCCTACTTCACTTACACCAGTGACAGTGAAGGTTATACGATCCGGACGCAGGACGCCTATACGCCAGTCACGCAGATTGGAGAAATCAACGGGCAAAGACTGGATACGCCCGAGCATGTGTTTGTGGATGAGCAAGACTACGTATATATTACGGACAGCGCATTGAACAAGGTATTTGTTTTGGACGGGAAATTACGCTTCTACAAGGAACTCACAAGTGATAAGTTCTCCGCGGTCCAAAGCACATTTGTAACGAAGGATTCCATCTATGTGGTGGATGCCGGGGCAGGACAGATTTATATCTTTGACAAATCCTCTTTCGCATTCAAAAAGGAAATCAGCAAGCCGGATTCGCCGATTTTTACTGAAGGCTACGATTTTAGCCCGACCCATATCGCGGTTGATTTAAGAGGCAATATTTACGTAAGAAGCGCTGGCTCGGTCAACGGTCTGATCATGTTGAACAGGGATGGAGAATTTATCACTTTCTTTGGAGGGAATCCGTTAAAGGTTCCTTTTCTTGATCAATTGCGGTCCAGTCTTCTGACCAAGACTCAAAAAGACAAACTGGAGAAGGTTCTTCCTGACGTTCCCAGCAATTTAGCGATTGACAAGAAGGGCTTTATTTACACTGTTACATCTTCTGTGGAATCTAACCCGATCAAGAAGTTCAATGTCTCGGGAACGAATTATTATCCAGATGGTATCATCGGGACCTATTCCATGGAAAGTGTATGGGTTGGAGGTCATAACACTGTCTATTCCGTGAGCTCGGATGGCTGGATCTTTGAATATGATGCCAATGGCAATCTGCTCTTTATGTTCGGAGGGAAGGATTTCAACTCCAGCCGCCTCGGGCTTCTGAATCGGCCTGTAAGCATTGCCTCCAATTCGACGGATGAAGTGATCGTAGTCGATCAAGGGATGAAATTGCTCCAAATCTACCGTTCGTCCGAATTCTCAAGTGCGGTACATCAAGCAATGGACGCCTATCAGAACGGGGAGTACGCCAAGAGCCAGAAGCTTTGGGAATATACGTTGAAATACAATTCAACTTTTGACAAGGCGCGAATTGGTCTGGGTGAGGCTTACCTTCGGGATGGAGAGGCTGGTGAGGCCTATGAAGAATTCAAGGATGCCCAGTACAAGGCAGGCGTATCGGAAGCATTCTGGGAAATCCGCCAGTCCTGGCTGCAGAACCATCTGGATGTTATTTTCGCACTGTTACTTAGTTTATTGATTATTGGATATGCCCATAAATTTACGAACCGGAAATATCAATATTGGACCAAGATTAAGGATCGGCTGAAGGTTATCTACAAGGTCAAAGTCATTAGCGATCTGATGTTCATCTTCACCTTTCTGAGGCATCCGCTGGATGGATTCTACCAAATTAAATATCAGAACAGAGTATCCAGAAAATCGGCCACTCTGATCTACATGCTGATATTCGCCGTATTCATTCTGCATCATGATCACACCAGCGGTCTGTTTGTTGAAAAACAAGGGTACTTTCTTCATCAGTTATGGATCATTTTCGGGCTTGCGGTGTTATGGATGGTTTCCAATTATCTCATTTGCTCCATCAGCGATGGGGAAGGTAGATTCAGGGATGTCTATAATGCCACGGCATATGCGCTGAGTCCAATTCTGGTTGTTTTGCCTCCGCTTGTTTTGTTCAGCAACGGCTTGACGCTGGAACAATCGGTCTTCTATCACTTGCCGATTCAGGCCATGATGCTATGGATTGCCTTTCTGATGTTTTTTATGATCAAGGACATTCACAGCTATGAGGTTGGAGAGACGGTTAACGTCGTGTTCAAGAGTACGTTTACGATGCTTATCATCGGATTGTTCCTGTTTGTATTGTACTCGCTGGGCAGTCAATTACTTGATTTCGGGTATGACGTGATTACGGAGGCGAGCAAAAAATGGTAA
- a CDS encoding carbohydrate ABC transporter permease, with the protein MKLSIKTKQGLMGVLFISPWILGFLAFVAYPLYRTIYMSFYKVSFGSKSGWRYNWVGIENYKRILLEEPDFVVEAQNYFIGTLVYVPVIIALSIIVSMLLNQKIRGKAIYRLMFFLPIIILNGKLIENMSIYGGMSITANHFILETLGTIIPSKGALLLIVNLFELILQLMWYSAVPILIFLAALQKISKDMYEAASIDGASPWTSFWKITLPTIYPLVSICVIYLVVFLANFDLNPINTIIMESKFDGSRREGYASALSLLYSLIQIALILILYFATRSRNSKEGVAK; encoded by the coding sequence ATGAAATTGAGCATAAAAACCAAGCAAGGTTTAATGGGCGTTCTCTTTATAAGTCCCTGGATTCTCGGTTTTCTAGCCTTTGTCGCTTATCCGCTGTACAGAACGATCTATATGAGCTTCTACAAGGTATCCTTCGGATCGAAGTCCGGGTGGAGATACAATTGGGTGGGTATAGAGAACTACAAACGAATCCTGTTAGAGGAGCCAGACTTTGTCGTTGAAGCACAAAATTATTTTATCGGCACATTAGTGTATGTCCCGGTTATTATTGCTCTGTCCATTATTGTGTCGATGCTGCTTAACCAGAAAATAAGGGGAAAGGCAATCTACCGGTTGATGTTCTTCCTGCCAATTATTATTTTGAATGGGAAACTGATTGAGAATATGAGCATATATGGAGGCATGTCCATCACTGCCAATCACTTCATCCTTGAGACGCTGGGGACGATTATTCCATCTAAGGGAGCTTTGCTGCTGATTGTGAATCTGTTTGAGCTGATTCTGCAGTTGATGTGGTATAGTGCAGTGCCAATCCTGATTTTCCTCGCGGCGCTGCAAAAAATCAGCAAGGATATGTACGAAGCGGCATCCATCGACGGGGCATCGCCGTGGACTTCTTTCTGGAAGATTACCTTGCCCACCATTTATCCACTGGTAAGCATATGCGTAATTTATCTGGTGGTTTTCCTGGCAAATTTTGATTTGAATCCGATCAATACCATCATTATGGAGTCCAAATTCGACGGGTCCAGACGTGAAGGCTATGCTTCCGCGCTATCCCTGCTGTATTCCTTAATCCAAATCGCACTCATACTTATCCTATATTTTGCGACCCGCAGCAGAAATTCCAAAGAGGGGGTGGCCAAATGA
- a CDS encoding carbohydrate ABC transporter permease yields the protein MESSTPINRKLKPGLSGKTESRFKRVADSPYLFIMPYAILFLLLIVLPVVIAAAMSFTYFNTVEFPRFVGFRNYIDLFTGDTVFLQNAVPNTLLYGIIVGPFGYMLAFMLAWMLSQVTHRMRTLYTVIIYSPSITGPVMMAVVWKVLFSGDQAGYLNYWLLKLNIVQEPVQWLQSPELLMPIMIFIALWGSMGVGFLAMLAGLLNIDRTMYEAAYIDGIRNRWQEIFYITIPSMKPQMLFGAVMAIIGTFNAAGMAATLSGGTPPPQYVGWLIVDHANDFGFVRYEMGYASAVTVALLCIVILFNKVSYKLFGE from the coding sequence ATGGAAAGTAGCACCCCGATTAACCGGAAATTGAAGCCTGGCCTGAGCGGAAAAACCGAAAGCCGCTTTAAACGCGTAGCAGATTCTCCTTATCTGTTCATCATGCCTTATGCCATATTGTTTTTGCTGTTGATTGTACTTCCGGTAGTCATTGCCGCGGCGATGTCATTTACGTACTTTAATACAGTTGAATTCCCTAGATTTGTCGGGTTCCGGAATTACATCGACTTGTTTACAGGTGATACGGTGTTTCTCCAGAATGCGGTGCCGAATACGCTGCTGTACGGCATTATCGTAGGGCCCTTCGGATACATGCTGGCTTTTATGCTGGCATGGATGCTGTCCCAGGTGACTCACAGAATGAGAACCCTGTATACCGTTATTATCTATTCTCCTTCCATAACAGGCCCTGTCATGATGGCAGTTGTATGGAAAGTGCTGTTCAGCGGAGATCAGGCCGGCTATCTAAACTACTGGCTGCTGAAGCTGAACATCGTCCAGGAGCCGGTGCAATGGTTGCAGTCTCCGGAGCTGCTGATGCCGATCATGATATTTATCGCGCTTTGGGGAAGCATGGGTGTAGGCTTTCTGGCGATGCTGGCTGGTCTGCTCAATATTGACAGGACAATGTACGAGGCTGCTTATATTGATGGCATCCGCAACCGTTGGCAGGAGATATTCTACATTACGATTCCGTCCATGAAGCCGCAAATGCTGTTCGGTGCAGTGATGGCTATTATTGGCACATTTAATGCAGCGGGGATGGCCGCTACACTTAGCGGAGGGACACCGCCCCCCCAATACGTTGGATGGCTGATCGTTGACCATGCCAACGATTTCGGTTTTGTCCGTTATGAGATGGGCTATGCCTCTGCGGTTACTGTAGCTTTGTTATGCATTGTTATTTTATTCAACAAGGTCAGCTACAAGCTGTTCGGAGAATAA